One Salarias fasciatus chromosome 22, fSalaFa1.1, whole genome shotgun sequence DNA segment encodes these proteins:
- the LOC115409857 gene encoding uncharacterized protein LOC115409857, whose amino-acid sequence MPRARGHRRAQALRRRTAQPQDWSPAPAVPEFVARRGTGFRHRVRRWPTSNLTGKPCKLVTPAWDGQKKMVFVVGASHLRAIVDGYVAVPEGDLRFSFLSVPGAVGSQLRTELLHADLPWTPDAVCVCAPSNDLVSRTVDKAALDFCALLTTACSSCPKVFVLDFPPRLNIELGLQELLRQEYRRVAARMGVPYVPVAEHFPLHRLQLWCPDSVHLSDSDGMTVLVQLLWDAASQQLAPSSAPATGASPGATACRGRSQAALPVRPSAIPSNPVWFSGAMLDAMEKLARCCQEAQRSKAAGAGNTVTCP is encoded by the exons ATGCCCCGCGCCAGGGGACACCGACGTGCCCAGGCCCTGAGACGCAGGACGGCGCAGCCCCAGGACTGGAGTCCTGCACCTGCCGTCCCGGAGTTCGTGGCCC GGCGTGGCACGGGCTTTCGGCACCGCGTGCGGAGATGGCCAACTTCCAACCTGACCGGGAAGCCCTGCAAGTTGGTCACTCCTGCCTGGGATGGACAGAAGAAG ATGGTGTTCGTCGTTGGAGCCTCGCACCTGAGGGCCATCGTGGACGGGTATGTAGCCGTGCCCGAGGGAGATCTgcgtttctcttttctttctgttccaGGTGCAGTGGGCTCCCAGCTGAGGACGGAGCTCCTGCATGCTGACCTGCCCTGGACCCCGGACGCCGTGTGCGTGTGCGCCCCCAGCAACGACCTTGTGTCCCGGACTGTGGACAAGGCGGCCCTCGACTTCTGTGCTCTCCTGACGacggcctgcagctcctgccccaAG GTGTTCGTGCTGGACTTCCCTCCACGCCTGAACATCGAGCTGGGCCTTCAGGAGCTGCTACGTCAGGAATACCGCCGTGTCGCAGCACGCATGG GTGTCCCGTACGTGCCTGTGGCAGAGCACTTCCCCCTGCATCGGTTGCAGCTGTGGTGCCCCGACTCG GTTCACCTCAGCGACTCCGATGGCATGACGGTTCTGGTTCAGCTGCTGTGGGACGCCGCTTCCCAGCAGCTGGCGCCCTCCTCCGCCCCGGCCACCGGCGCCTCCCCGGGCGCCACCGCGTGCCGGGGCCGCTCCCAG GCTGCACTCCCAGTGCGACCCTCTGCCATCCCATCCAACCCGGTGTGGTTCAGCGGGGCCATGTTGGACGCCATGGAGAAG CTGGCCAG GTGTTGCCAGGAGGCGCAGAGGAGCAAAGCGGCAG GTGCTGGCAACACCGTCACCTGCCCCTGA